A region of the Massilia sp. erpn genome:
AGTGATGCGCGATATGCGCGCCCACGACATCGACATGCTGACCATCGGCCAGTACCTGGCGCCGTCCAACAGCCACCTGCCGGTGCGCCGCTACGTGCACCCGGACGTGTTCAAGATGTTCGAGGACGAAGCGTACAAGATGGGCTTCGCCCACGCCGCCGTCGGCGCCATGGTGCGCAGCTCCTACCACGCCGACGTGCAGGCGCATAACGTGCTGGCAGCCGGCTAAGGCCAATGACGGTACGCATCGAAGCGTCGTGGAAGGAGCAACTGCAGGAGGAGTTCGGCAAGCCCTATTGGGACAGCCTGACCTCCTTCGTGCGCGCCGAATACGCCACCGGGCAGTGCTGCCCGGCCGGCAAAAACATCTTCCGCGCCTTCGACCTGACGCCTTTCGATGAGGTCAAAGTCGTCATCCTCGGCCAGGACCCATACCACACGCCCGGCGCCGCCATGGGCTTCTGCTTCTCCGTCCCGGACGGCAACCGCCCGCAACCCAGCCTGCAGAACATCTTCCAGGAGATCGGCACGGACCTGGGCGTGGCGCGCAACAGCACCGACCTGTCGGACTGGGCGCAGCAGGGCGTCTTCCTGCTCAACGCCGTGCTCACGGTGCGCGCCCACCAAGCCGGTTCGCACGCCAAGCGCGGCTGGGAAAACTTCACCGACAGCGCCATCAGCCGCCTCTCGTCCGAGCGCGAGAACCTGGTCTTCATCCTGTGGGGCAGTTACGCCATCGCCAAGCGCGCCCTGATCGACGCGCGCAAGCATCACATCATCACCTCGCCCCATCCGTCGCCGCTGTCGGCCCATCGCGGCTTCTTCGGCAGCAAACCCTTCTCCCGCGCCAACGGCTACCTGGCGGCCAAGGGCAAGACGCCCATCGCCTGGGCCTGAGACGCATCGCCAGCAAAGGTATTTCATGGATACGCCCGCACACGACCTGGATTACTTCAACAACTTCGGCAAGGGCACGCTGCCCGACCACCTTGGCATCAAGGTCACTGGCACCGGCAAGCATGAGCTGAGCGCCGAATTCACCGTCGCGCCGCATCACCTGGCGCCGAACGGCTATCTGCATGCGGGCAGCATCGTGACCCTGGCCGATACGGCCTGCGGCTACGCCTGCTATACCAATCTGCCCGAAGGCGCGAACAACTTCACCACTATCGAGCTGAAATCCAATCACCTCGGTACGGCACGCGAAGGCGTGGTGGCGGTGACGGCGCGCGCCGTGCATATGGGACGTACCACCCAGGTGTGGGACGCCACTGTGGTGGATAAAGCCACAGGCCGCACGATTGCCTTGTTCCGCTGTACACAAATGATCTTGTATCCGAAATAATAGGAGCCTTGAATATCCACCCGGCCGTGCCGGAGAAAGGATGGTCATGGTTCTGCATCGCCTCGCAGGCTCCAGCCTGCTGCTCGCCACCGCGCTGGCTTGCGCGCAAACGCCTTATACCGAGGATTCCACTTACCGCGGCCTCGGTGGCCAGGAAGGCATCAAGAAGATAGTCGATACCTTCATTCCCTTGATCCTGGCCGATGAACGCATCAAGGCCACTTTCGAAGACACGGATATGAAGCAGCTGGCCGAACGTCTGGCTGAGCAGTTCTGCGAATTTTCCGGCGGTCCCTGCAAATACACCGGCAAGTACAAGGGCAAGGACATGGCGTCGGTCCATATCGACCTGAAGATCAGCAATGCGCAGTTCAATGCCCTGGCTGAAGACTTGCAGATCGCCATGGAGCGCAACAATGTGCCGAACAGCGTGGCGAACAAGCTGATTGCCAAGCTGGCGCCGATGCAGCGCGATATTGTGACCAAATGAGCGTGACCACATAAGGAGAAGCCGATGCGGACCACCATCTTCGCAGCGCTGCTGCTTTCCACTTGTGCCACCGCTCCCGCGCTGGCGCAGTCCCGCCCCGATATGGGCAAATTCCTCGCCACCGGCGGCGTCAGCCAGCTGGAAGGCGCGGGCGGCGGCGGCATCACGCCCTGGGCGCTGATCAGCGGCTACGGCACGCGCGACAGCTGGGGTGGCAATGTCCACTACACCCATGTGAAGACGCAGGACTACTCGCTCGGCACGTATGGCGTGGCGGTCGGCATCGCCGACAAGGTGGAATTCTCGCTGGCGCGCCAGGACTTCAAGGGCAGCCTGGCCCCGCTCGACCAGCTGCAGATCAAGCAGGACATCGTGGGCCTCAAACTGCGCGTGGCGGGCGACGCCGTGTATGAGCAGGACCGCTGGCTGCCGCAGATCGCCATCGGCATCCTGTACAAGAAGAACAAGGGCGTGGGCGGCCTGGGCGCGCTGGGCGTCACCAACGTGACGCAACTGGGCGCGAAGGACGACAGCGGCTACGACTACTATGTGGCTGCCACCAAGATCCTGTTCGAGCAAAGCCTGCTGCTGAACGGCACGCTGCGCGCCACGCGCGCCAACCAGATGGGCATCCTCGGTTTCGGCGGCGACCGTAACGACAGCACGCGCCTGATGCCGGAAGTCTCGCTGGCGTATCTCGTGAACCGCAAGCTGGCGCTGGGCGCCGAATACCGCCGCAAGCCGCACAATCTGATGCTGGACGACGAGAAGGCATATTACGACGCCTTCATCGCCTGGTTCCCGAACAAGAATTTATCGGTGACGGCCGCCTACGCCCACCTGGGCGACATCACGGTGCTCAACAAGAAAAAGCAGAAGGGCTGGTATCTGTCGCTGCAAGCCGGCTTCTAAGCAGGCGGCCATGAAAAAGGACGCCGTGGCGTCCTTTGTTTTATCCCTTGAGGTGTTCTTCCAGCAGCTTATGCAGGGCCGGGAATTCCGGCTGGCCCACATAGCGCTTGATGATCTTGCCGTCCTTGTCGATGACGAAGGTGGTGGGCGTCATCGACACGTCGCCATAGGCCTTGGCCGCTTCGCCCGTCACGTCCAGCGCCACCTTGAAGGGCAGCTGGCGCGTTTCGGTGAAGTTCACCACATAGTTGGGCGCATCGTATTTCATGGCGACGGCGACGAATTCCAGGCCCTTGTCCTTGTACTTATTGTAAGTTTCGACCATCTGCGGCATCTCGGCCACGCAGGTGGTGCAGGACGTCGCCCAGAAATTCACCATCACCACCTTGCCGCGCAGGCTCTCGGGCGTGATCTTCTCGCCCTTGATGTCGACGAAGGTCACGGCGGGCGCGCTGTTCTTGGTGTTCAGCGTGGAATAGGCGGCCAGGCCGGCGGCGGCCAGCAGGACGGCGGCGATGGCGGGTTTGACCCAGGCTTTGGAGGAGCTTGTCATGGTGCTAAGGCGGTTGGACGCGGGATGCGGCCATTATAGTCCGGCCGCGTCCCGCTTGTCTGAAGCGAACCTGAAAGCCGGCCGGCTTCCAGGCGCCGCGGCGGCATCAGCGTGCCGCTGCCGGCTGCTGCTGCTGAGGCGTGGGCTGGTACTGCTTCCACTCCTCTTCAGTGATGTACTCGAAGACTTTCACAACCTTGCTCACGCCGCTCACGCCGCGCGCGATCTCAGCGGCGATATTGCCTTCGCGCTGGGTCACGCGGCCCATCAGGAAGACGGCGCCACGCTCGGTAACGATCTTGAAGCTGTTGGCCGAGATATCGCGCGAGTCGATCAGGCTGGCCTTGACCTTGGTGGTGATCAGGGCGTCGTTGGAGCGCGAGGTGAAGCTGGCCGGGCCGGCGATTTCCAGCTCGTTGACCACCGTCTCCACATTCTCGATCGCCTTCACTTCGCGTTCGACGCTGGCTTTCATCGCCTCGTCGCCGACTTCGCCGGTGATCAGTACCTTGCGGTTGAATGCGTTCACATTCACGTGGCCTGCATTGCCCAGCACATTCGGCAGCCGCACATCGGCTTTCAGGCCGATCGCCTTGTCCTCCGTCTGCGCGCCGAAGGTACGGCGGTCGGACGCGGCCACCGTGCCGGCCACGGCGCCCGCCGCAACCAGGCCCACGCAGCCGGATAAAGTGCTCAGCAGCGCGCCACCGACCAGGACCAGCGCCACAGGGCGCGCCAAACGGGCATGCAAGCCCCGCGATTTACTCATTCACATCTCCTCCGAACAGGGCGACGTCGATGCCGTCGCAAATACAGTGGATGGTTACCAGGTGGACTTCCTGAATGCGGGCGGTGCGCTCCGCCGGCACGCAGATATGCACGTCGGCGTCGGTCAGCATCTTGCCCATGGCGCCGCCGCCTTTGCCGGTCAGGGCCACTACGCGCATCTCGCGCTCCAGCGCCGCTTCGACGGCCGCCATCACATTGCCCGAATTGCCGGAAGTGGAAATCGCCAGCAGGATATCGCCGGCCTGGCCGAATGCCTGTACCTGCTTGGAGAAGATTTCGCGGTAGCTGTAATCGTTCGCCACCGCCGTCAGGATCGAGGTGTCCGTGGTCAGCGCGATGGCTGGCAGCGGGAAGCGTTCGCGCTCAAAGCGGCCTACCAGCTCGGCGGCGAAGTGCTGGGCATCGGCAGCCGAGCCGCCATTGCCGCAGACGAGGATCTTGTTTCCGTTCGACAGAGCGGAAAACATCAGTTCGATCGCCTGCGCGATGGGCTGCGCAAGCGCGGTGGCGGACTGGATCTTGATTTCGGCACTTTCGTGGAAGTGCGAGAGGATGCGTTGATTATTCATAGTGTGCATGATTATAGTGCAGGCGTAGGGTGGGTCGGACAAGCCCTGTAAAAAATGCTTACATTTCGAGTACGTGGCGCAGCCAGACCAGTTCTCCGCCATCGATGGCGATGACGTCGAAACGGCAGGGCGGCAGCGGTTGGCAGCGCAGCAGGTAGAACTGGGCGGCGCGCAGCATGCGCTGCTGCTTGGCCGGCGTGATGCTGGCGGCGGCCCCGCCGAAACGCTTGCTGGCGCGCCGCCGCACCTCGACAAAGACCAGGGCCGAGCCGTCGCGCATGATGAGATCGAGTTCGCCCACCTTGCAGCGGAAATTGCGCTCGACCAGTTGCAGGCCTTGGCCCAGCAGATGTTCCAGGGCCGCGTCCTCGCTGGCCTGGCCCGTCAGCTGCTGGCTGGTGCGGGCCATGGCCTTGCCGCTTACGGCTGGGTGGACAGCGGCACTGGAATGCCGTTGCGGTACACCGCCGGCAGTTCGGTGCGTTCGAAGTAAGCCGCGCCCTGGCCGAAGCTGACCGAGAGCTGGCCGGTCACGCCGTCCAGCGTGAAGCGCGCGCCTGGCCGCAGGGCGATCTCGCGCGCCACGCGGAAGGCGTCGATGCCGAGCGCGTACAGGCGCTCCATATCGGCGCTCAGGCGCGCATCGTCGCGCGGTATCGGCTGCGGATACACCATCACCGCCGGATGGTCGCGCTGCAGCTGCCACGGCAGGTCGAGCAGGCGCACGCCGTCCAGATCAGGGCCGGGCAGCAGGCGGCTGCGGCCGGGATTCAGCGAGGACGTGCCATAGATCGGAATCTCGCCCAGCGGCGGTGCCGACAGGGCCACGCGCAGCTGGCGTGCCTGGTCGGTGTCGAGGGCGGCGAACAGCACGGTGGGGCCGGCCGTCTGCAGGCGGGCGCGCAGGGCCACCAGTTCCGGATCGCTCAGATAGCCGTTGATGGCGCTCATCTCCTGCGTCTGCGCGGGCTGGCCCTGGCGCTGCCACTGGCTGGAAAAAGCGCTGGCAATGCGGCGCTGCCAGGCCGCATTGCCGCTCAGGACCAGGGCGGTGGCACCGGGATGCTCCTGCGCCGCCCAGCGCGCCGCCTGGCGCGCCTCGTCCTCGATGGACAGGCCCATGACCAGCATCTTCTCGGGCAGTGCCGTATCGCCGCGGCCATCCGGATGATTCAGCGCGATGGTCGGCTTGTTCACCAGCGCGCTGCCCGCCACGGCGGTGACGGCGGAACGGGCCAGGGGGCCGACCACGATATCCTGCTGTTCCAGGTTGGCGGCGTAGCTGGACAGGACATCCTGCGCCGCGTCGCCGGTTTCCACCACCGTGACCGCGAAGCCGTCGCGGTCGCGCTCCCAGGCTGCCAGGAAGCCCGCGCGCAAGGCGTCGGCGGCCTGGCCCAGGGCCTCGGAACGCAGCGGTAGCAGCAGGGCGATGCGCACCGGCTGGCCCGCCTTCGGCTGGACGGCGGCCGGCGGCGCGGTTTCTTCGCCGGCCGCGCCGGGCATGGCGACGGCGTAAGTCTGGGCCGCTGGCGGCGGTGGCTCCTCGGCCTTGACCGGCAGCGGCGCGGGCGCCGGTTGCGGCGGCGCACTTGTCACCGACACGATTGGCGCGCACAATCGGCCGGGCGCGCCGCAAGGCGCACTGCATGCGCCGACAAGAGCCGCAGCAAGGCCCAGTAACAGTATTCTTATTTTCCTAGCCAGCATCCATACCCCCAATGACAGTTCAAGATTCCAGCCCGA
Encoded here:
- a CDS encoding PaaI family thioesterase; protein product: MDTPAHDLDYFNNFGKGTLPDHLGIKVTGTGKHELSAEFTVAPHHLAPNGYLHAGSIVTLADTACGYACYTNLPEGANNFTTIELKSNHLGTAREGVVAVTARAVHMGRTTQVWDATVVDKATGRTIALFRCTQMILYPK
- a CDS encoding peroxiredoxin, with product MTSSSKAWVKPAIAAVLLAAAGLAAYSTLNTKNSAPAVTFVDIKGEKITPESLRGKVVMVNFWATSCTTCVAEMPQMVETYNKYKDKGLEFVAVAMKYDAPNYVVNFTETRQLPFKVALDVTGEAAKAYGDVSMTPTTFVIDKDGKIIKRYVGQPEFPALHKLLEEHLKG
- a CDS encoding BON domain-containing protein, which translates into the protein MSKSRGLHARLARPVALVLVGGALLSTLSGCVGLVAAGAVAGTVAASDRRTFGAQTEDKAIGLKADVRLPNVLGNAGHVNVNAFNRKVLITGEVGDEAMKASVEREVKAIENVETVVNELEIAGPASFTSRSNDALITTKVKASLIDSRDISANSFKIVTERGAVFLMGRVTQREGNIAAEIARGVSGVSKVVKVFEYITEEEWKQYQPTPQQQQPAAAR
- a CDS encoding phosphoheptose isomerase yields the protein MNNQRILSHFHESAEIKIQSATALAQPIAQAIELMFSALSNGNKILVCGNGGSAADAQHFAAELVGRFERERFPLPAIALTTDTSILTAVANDYSYREIFSKQVQAFGQAGDILLAISTSGNSGNVMAAVEAALEREMRVVALTGKGGGAMGKMLTDADVHICVPAERTARIQEVHLVTIHCICDGIDVALFGGDVNE
- a CDS encoding group 1 truncated hemoglobin: MVLHRLAGSSLLLATALACAQTPYTEDSTYRGLGGQEGIKKIVDTFIPLILADERIKATFEDTDMKQLAERLAEQFCEFSGGPCKYTGKYKGKDMASVHIDLKISNAQFNALAEDLQIAMERNNVPNSVANKLIAKLAPMQRDIVTK
- a CDS encoding penicillin-binding protein activator, giving the protein MSVTSAPPQPAPAPLPVKAEEPPPPAAQTYAVAMPGAAGEETAPPAAVQPKAGQPVRIALLLPLRSEALGQAADALRAGFLAAWERDRDGFAVTVVETGDAAQDVLSSYAANLEQQDIVVGPLARSAVTAVAGSALVNKPTIALNHPDGRGDTALPEKMLVMGLSIEDEARQAARWAAQEHPGATALVLSGNAAWQRRIASAFSSQWQRQGQPAQTQEMSAINGYLSDPELVALRARLQTAGPTVLFAALDTDQARQLRVALSAPPLGEIPIYGTSSLNPGRSRLLPGPDLDGVRLLDLPWQLQRDHPAVMVYPQPIPRDDARLSADMERLYALGIDAFRVAREIALRPGARFTLDGVTGQLSVSFGQGAAYFERTELPAVYRNGIPVPLSTQP
- a CDS encoding uracil-DNA glycosylase; this translates as MTVRIEASWKEQLQEEFGKPYWDSLTSFVRAEYATGQCCPAGKNIFRAFDLTPFDEVKVVILGQDPYHTPGAAMGFCFSVPDGNRPQPSLQNIFQEIGTDLGVARNSTDLSDWAQQGVFLLNAVLTVRAHQAGSHAKRGWENFTDSAISRLSSERENLVFILWGSYAIAKRALIDARKHHIITSPHPSPLSAHRGFFGSKPFSRANGYLAAKGKTPIAWA
- a CDS encoding YraN family protein, which gives rise to MARTSQQLTGQASEDAALEHLLGQGLQLVERNFRCKVGELDLIMRDGSALVFVEVRRRASKRFGGAAASITPAKQQRMLRAAQFYLLRCQPLPPCRFDVIAIDGGELVWLRHVLEM
- a CDS encoding DUF3034 family protein, whose protein sequence is MRTTIFAALLLSTCATAPALAQSRPDMGKFLATGGVSQLEGAGGGGITPWALISGYGTRDSWGGNVHYTHVKTQDYSLGTYGVAVGIADKVEFSLARQDFKGSLAPLDQLQIKQDIVGLKLRVAGDAVYEQDRWLPQIAIGILYKKNKGVGGLGALGVTNVTQLGAKDDSGYDYYVAATKILFEQSLLLNGTLRATRANQMGILGFGGDRNDSTRLMPEVSLAYLVNRKLALGAEYRRKPHNLMLDDEKAYYDAFIAWFPNKNLSVTAAYAHLGDITVLNKKKQKGWYLSLQAGF